The genomic segment GACGGCGCCACCGTCCAAGGCTGGAGAACCGCTCTCAACGCCCTCGCCCTGACCTACCCCGACCGCTTCGCCGACCACATCCGTTAACCCACATTTCCATGATCACCAAGGCGACTTACACAGAATTCTTGACAAGCTCGGACCCGTCGCGGAGGTCCTTGAGGTGGATCGGGGTGGGACCGCCGCGGTCGGTACGGACCCGCCACAGCAGGTCGGCTCCGGTCGCGATCGCCTTGCGCCACAGGGCGTAGGAGAAGAACCCACGATCTGCCAGCAGCAGCATCCCCGGCTCCAGCCGGCCCAGCAGCGGCTCGGTCAGCGCTGCCTCGGAAGCGGAGTACTTGCCGATCTGCGCGGCGAAGACCGCATGCGTCCCGCACTCGGCCAGCGCCACGACCCGGGCCTGCGGGAACGCGGCCTGCTCGCCCTTGTTGACCCCGGGCCGCCCGAAGTGCTCGGCGTTCACGGTCGTGTCAGCGACATCCAGACACATCCCGTCGATCGCGACCAGCCGGCGCCCGGCTAGCCACACCCCCGGCGTCTGCTCACCGCCGATCGGCTTGGCGACCCGCTCGAACAACGCCGCCAGCGGCTCGGCACCCAACCGCGCCCGCGCCTGGAAGATCGCGGACTTGCTCGGCGGGGTGAACGTCTCGGTCCACCCCGAGGCCCACGACAGCCCATCGGTCAGCTGAGCCAGCACGTCCTCATACGAGCCCTCCGAGTACAGTACAGCGCCATTCCGATCGAGAAGTACGCCATCACCCGCGCCGGCAACGCGCGATGACGGTGCTCGGTCCGGCCAACCCCGGCGATCACCTCATCGACCAGCTCCGGCGGGAACACCCGGGTCAGCACCCCCACCGACACCAGGTCGGACAAGCGCCGCTCAGTCTCCGGCTTCTGCCACCCAGCACGAGGCATGCCACCAAACTACACCGGTGTCATCTTAACTGAACGGTATTGGGCCTAATCCGCGTGTTTCACGCTGATCGGCTTGAGCATCCGGGGGTCTATGGATCGATTCCGGATCTTGAGTTGCGGGGTGGGCATGGCGGTGGTGCGGCCTGCCTGCCGGTGACGGGGTTCCGGGTCCTGGTCGAGTGGCGGGGCAGGTGCCCGTGGTTAGGGGACGTGGTTGCACGGGCCCGGGAGCACAAAGCACCTACGAAGTGCTGGGACGCGCGGTTGCAAGCGGCAGGCGAGATGGACATGTCTTCGGGACTGCCCCCACTCTGCTTGACCGGTTAGGTAGGGAGTTTCAGGCTGCATGAGCGGGCTTGATGAGTGTCTCGAACTCGATGGGGGTTAGTCGACCGAGGGCTTGCTGTCGACTCGCGGACAACTCTCGCCGGGTCGGTTATGAGCTGCAGTTCGACCTGGCCCGCCTGCACTCTGCTCGCCGTGGAGACTTCCGTGTGCTCTACCGCATCGACGACGACGGAGCGGGCGTGGTCATCGTGACCGTCGACCACCGCGCCGACGTCTACCGCCGCAGGTAGCCGGCGTAGGTAGCCGGCGCTGCCTACCGCGCTCGGTGCCCCTCGGCGGCGCAGCGGCACGGCGTCGTGGTGGCCCCGCGCAGGAGCTCGAGAGCGGGCGTCACGGCCACGCCGGTGCACATGTCGTGACGGTCACCGTCGGGCCCGCGACCGTCGCACCAGGCGCAGACGTCCCGGTCGGGGAAGAACCTCTTCAGCAGGCGCACCAACCGACTGTAGAGCGGTCAGCCCCAGGGCGGGTCCGGCAACCCCTCGTCGAGGTCGCCACCGCGGCGGCACTCGCCCGAGCGGTAGGCGTCCGGCAGCCGGTCGTAGGCAGACACCCAGTAGGACCGGGCCAACGTCAGGGCCTGTGACGGCGAGGCCCCCAGCAGTCGGGCGACCTGCGCGTCGCGCTGCACCGCAGCGCACTCGGTGCGGGCCTCGTCGGCGAGGCCGCTCATGTGCATCGCCTCGTGGGCGAGCACGTGCACCGCGACGACCTGCTGCGGCGTGGGCGAGGACTTGTCGGAGCGCAGCCAGGCCATCAGATCGCGGCACGGCTCGTACTTCAGCAGCGTCGCCGGCTCGGGTCGGCCCGCGCTGTCGAAGCGGACGTAGCCGAGCTCCGCACCGGCGTCGACGAAGGCACCGCCGAGGGTCTGGCACTCGACGTCGACGGACCGCCCCGCGAGCACGCCCGCGGCCGACTCGAGGCGGCGCTCGGCGAGCTCTCGTCGTACCCCTGGGGTCGCGAGGGCCACGGCCAGGACGGTGAGGATGGCCGTACTCCACACCGGGAAGGCCCGCCGTCGACCGAGCGAGTCGACCCGGCGCAGCCACCAGCGCAGCCCGGTGGCGCAGGCGCCGCACAGGCTGAGGAAGGCGAGCAGGGTGAGCACCCTGACTGATCGACGCGCAGGGTCCTCGGCCTGAGCGCTGGGTGCACGGAACAGCTACGCGAACCCGGGCAGCCAGCGGCGCAGGACGGGGGCGACGTCGACCTCGGCTTCGAGCTGGCACAGCACGCCGACCATCCCGAGCCAGACCCGGTGGGTGAACAGGTGCTCGGCGGGCAGGTCGAGCTGCAGCGCGACGCCGAAGTCGGGGTTGCGCGGGTCGTTGACCCGGCCGAACTCCGACCGCAGCCAGTCGCGCGAGAAGCGGAAGCGCTCGTGGCGCGCGGGCTCGCTGAAGGGCGCCATGTAGTCGACGAGCTTGTCGACCTCGACGGGCCCACGCACGAAGCCCTCCTCGCGCAGCCGCTGCTCGACGAGGCTCGGGTCGCCGGAGAGCAGCGCGGCGATCAGCCGCCCGAACGTCGAGGGCATACCGCCGGGCAGTGCCAGCGTCGAGCCGAAGTCGAGCACGCCGAGCCGCCCGTCGGGCAGCCACCGGAAGTTGCCGGGGTGCGGGTCGGTGTGGAGCAGCCCGCAGCGCTCGGGCCCGGAGACCAGGAAGAGCTGGTACGCCGAGGCCGCGGCATCGCGGTCGGCCCGGCTGCCGGAGCGGGCGACCTCCGCCAGCGGCGTCCCTGCGAGCCAGTCCATGACGAGCACGCGCGAGCCGGCCCGCACGACCTCGGGGACGACGACCTCGTCGCTCGGTAGCGCGTCGCGGAAGGCGGTCTGCGACTGGGCCTCGTGGCGGTAGTCGAGCTCCTCGAGCAGCCGGTCGCGCAGCTCGGCGACGAGCGGTGGCAGCGACAGCCCGCGGGCGACCAGCGCGGCGAGCCGGCTGACCGCGCTGAGGGTGCGGATGTCGGCGACCAGGGCCTCGCGGACCCCGGGGTACTGCACCTTGACCGCCACGTCGCGGCCGTCGGCGGCCCAGGTCGCGCGGTGCACCTGACCGAGGCTCGCCGCCGCCGTGGCCGTCTCGTCGAAGGCCGTGAAGAGCGCCCGCCAGTCGGCTCCGAGGTCGGCGCGCAGGACAGGTTCGACCTCGGCGAAGGGCAGCGCACCGGCGTCGTCCTGCAAGGAGGTCAGGGCCTCGCGCCACGTCGACTCGGGGTCCTGGGGGAACAGCGCCTCGACGGTCGACAGCAGCTGGCCGGTCTTGAGCGCCCCGCCCTTGAGGTCACCCAGCACCCGCCGGGTCCGTGCCGTGGACCGGTCACGCAGCTGCTGTCGCACCTGGGCGGGGTCCTGGCCCACGGCGCGGCGGACCAGCCCCTCGGCCGACAGCGCCACGGCACCGGCGGGCAGCGACAGCAGCTGCAGGGTGCGGACCGCCCGTCTCGTCCTCAGACTGGTTCTCAGACCGTGCAGCTCTCGTCGTCGCAGGACGCGCCCGCGTGCTGCTCGGCCGAGTGCTGATCTGCGCCCTGCTCGAGGACCTGGAGCAGCACCTCGGCGGGCTGGGCGCCGCTGACGCCGTAGCGCCCGTCGACGACGAAGAACGGCACGCCGGAGATGCCGAGCCGCCGGGCCTCGGCCTCGTCCTGACGGACCGCATCGGCGTAGGCCTCGCCTGAGAGGACCCAGCTGACCTCGGCCTCCTCGAGTCCGACGGAGACGGCGAGCCGGGTCAGCACCTCGGGGTGCCCGATCGGCTCGCCCTCGGTGAAGGTGGCGCGCAGCAGTCGCTCCTTGAGCTCGCCCTGCAGGCCCTTCGCGGCGGCCAGGTGGAGCAGCCGGTGCGCGTCGAAGGTGCTGCCGCCGCGCGCGAGGTCGAAGCGGAAGTCGAGGCCCTCGACGGCAGCGGTCTCGGTCATCGCGTCGAGCATCCCCTGCGCCTCGGCCAGCGACCGGCCGTACTTCGCGGCGAGGTGGTCGACGTAGCCCCCGGTCCGCTCGGCGGGCGCCGACGGGTCGAGCTCGAAGCTGTGCCAGACGACCTCGACCGGGTGCGGGAACTGCGCCAGGGCCGTCTCGAGCCGGCGCTTCCCGACGTAGCACCACGGGCAGACCACGTCGGACCAGATGTCGATGCGCATGCCCTCCCCAACGCCCGACGCCG from the Mycobacteriales bacterium genome contains:
- a CDS encoding AarF/ABC1/UbiB kinase family protein yields the protein MALSAEGLVRRAVGQDPAQVRQQLRDRSTARTRRVLGDLKGGALKTGQLLSTVEALFPQDPESTWREALTSLQDDAGALPFAEVEPVLRADLGADWRALFTAFDETATAAASLGQVHRATWAADGRDVAVKVQYPGVREALVADIRTLSAVSRLAALVARGLSLPPLVAELRDRLLEELDYRHEAQSQTAFRDALPSDEVVVPEVVRAGSRVLVMDWLAGTPLAEVARSGSRADRDAAASAYQLFLVSGPERCGLLHTDPHPGNFRWLPDGRLGVLDFGSTLALPGGMPSTFGRLIAALLSGDPSLVEQRLREEGFVRGPVEVDKLVDYMAPFSEPARHERFRFSRDWLRSEFGRVNDPRNPDFGVALQLDLPAEHLFTHRVWLGMVGVLCQLEAEVDVAPVLRRWLPGFA
- a CDS encoding DsbA family oxidoreductase; protein product: MRIDIWSDVVCPWCYVGKRRLETALAQFPHPVEVVWHSFELDPSAPAERTGGYVDHLAAKYGRSLAEAQGMLDAMTETAAVEGLDFRFDLARGGSTFDAHRLLHLAAAKGLQGELKERLLRATFTEGEPIGHPEVLTRLAVSVGLEEAEVSWVLSGEAYADAVRQDEAEARRLGISGVPFFVVDGRYGVSGAQPAEVLLQVLEQGADQHSAEQHAGASCDDESCTV
- a CDS encoding type II toxin-antitoxin system RelE/ParE family toxin, translating into MGVSRPRACCRLADNSRRVGYELQFDLARLHSARRGDFRVLYRIDDDGAGVVIVTVDHRADVYRRR